The DNA sequence TAGTACATGTGCTTCCCTCCTATAGGACACAGTCTTGGACATGATCAAGGATGCCATGATCGCTAAGGTTGACGTGTCCAAGGGCTTCCTTATTGATGGCTACCCCCGTGAGGTCAAACAAGGCGAGGAGTTCGAGAAGAAGGTAAGAGGAGACAGGAACACGGATTCACATTTAGAAAATCCTTACTGTTCCCAGGGGCAGACTTTGTGATTTGGAGGTCCCAGGCAGAAGTCAGTCTGAGGccacccctcctccccacccTTCTCAAAAAGGTGTTATGGGATTTATAGTAAAGACATGTCATTTAtctgtaaaaatgtattaccttttaatgtgccatgaacacaaccagtcatgatattttcatctgattgtcaaaaaaAATCGCTTTTAAAAAACTGGTTACCTTAGTATGTTCATCGAAAATAATTCCAGCATgcgaacagtgcactgtgcacccgccaactttccttcaattcgcaagtggctcaccagagaaagcatttGATCGAGAGAAATAGTGCCCCTCTGTCTTAcgatatgtagcccatgtatctgatactgtctggccaaaaagagtatgacatggcTTAATCTTTTTGGCCAGACACCATCCGATACATGagctacacatacacatacatgtcCTCTGCATCGACGACGATGGCAGTATTATCAGCAGCACCTGTCTTTTTTTACCAAAGAAATGCATATTGTATCTCCCTAAGCTAACACAGAATTGTtttaagatcaaatcaaatcaaatgtatttatatagcccttcttacatcagctgatatctcaaagtgttgtacagaaacccagcctaaaaccccaaacagcaagcaatgcaggtgtagaagcacggtggctaggaaaaactcaaaacctaggaagaaacctagagaggaaccaggctatgaggggtggccagtcctcttctggcagtgccgggtggagattataacagcacatggccaagatgttcaaatgttcataaatgaccagcatggtcaaataataataatcatagtagttgtcgagggtgcaacaagtcagtaacacaagagtaagtgtcagttggctttttcatagccgatctttgagagtatctctaccgctcctgctgtctctagagagttgaaaacagcaggtctgggacaggtaacacgtccggtgaacaggtcagggttccagcaagtctgggacagcaggtctgggacaggtagcacgttcggtgaacaggtcagggttccatagctgcaggcagaacagttggaactggagcagcagcacagccaggtgaactggggacagcaaggagtcatcaagccaggtagtcctgaggcatggtcctagggctcaggtcctccgagagagagaaagaaagaaagagagaaagagagaattagagagagcatatttaaattcacacaggacaccggaaaagacaagacaaatactccagatgtgacagactgacccttgccccccgacacataaactactgcagcataaatactggaggctgagacaggaggggtcaggagacactgtggccccatccgatgaaacccccggacagggccaaacaggtaggatataaccccacccactttgccaaagcacagcctccacaccactggagggatatctccaaccaccaacataccatcccgggacacggccgagtatagcccacaaagatctccgccacggcacacaaggggggggggggaagcaacccagacaggaagaatTTGgctttactgctattagcccacaaaaaagtgtttaataacAGATTAATACATGGAAAAAACTGCCAAAAATCAATCAACAGGAAGTATGTTTTGAAGTGCCTGTCCTATATCTTAGAGAAATAAGCTACAAACATAATAAGAAATGATCATGGAATTACCTGTATACCTTTGATGTGGAAATAAAATGTTCAGCCCggtaccaggttaccttcagatgagtcttgtggaACTTcagagagcaaaacagagaacagatGTTAGAGATACTTTCATGAGAAGatcgattttcgggatgtctcctggtctgacaaacaactCTGTAGCTAGGGTCACCTTCCACCGCTGATGTTGAAGGCAAACattggcggatgtggtggatGAGACGTAGCCCATGCAAAACAGATATATCTATCTTAAACAGATGGATTTAGATtttttcaattatttatttattatgcctCAAGAACAATAAATTATGTGAACCagccttgaacaaaagagatctcagaagacctaagattaagaattgttgacttgcataaagctggaaagggttacaaaagtatctctaaaagcctttatgttcatcagtccactgtaagacaaattgtctataaatggagaaagttcagcactgttgctactccctaggagtggctgtcctgcaaagatgaatgcaagagcacagcacagaatgctcaatgaggttaataagaatcctagtgtcagctaaagacttacataaatctctggaacatgctaacatctctgttgaagtgtctacgatacgtaaaacattaaacaataattgtgttcatgggaggacaccatggaagaagccactgctgtccaaaaaacaaaacattccTGCACcaggatgttccacagcgctactgtaaaaatattctgtggacagattaaactacagttgagttgtttggaaggaacgcacaacactatgtgtggagaaagaaatgcacagcacaccaacatcaaaacctcattacaactgtaaagtatggtggagggagcatcatggtttggggctgcttgctgcctcagggcctggatagCTTTCTGTCATGAAtttccaagtttatcaagacaatTTGAGGAGAATATttggctatctgtccgccaattgaagctcaacagaggttgggtgatgcaacagggcAACAACCCAAAAcgcagaagtaaatcaacaacagaatggcttcaacagaagaaaatacatcttctggagtggcccagtcagagtcctgacttCAACCtgatttgagatgctgtggcatgacctcaagagggcagttcacaccagacatcccaagaatattgctgaactgaaacagttttgtaaagaggaatggtccaaaattccacCTGAccgcaggtctgatccgcaaatacagaaaacatttggttgaggttaatgctgccaaaggagggtcaaccagttttAAATCCAAGGGTtgacatacttttcccaccctgaactgtgaatgtttacacggcgtgttcaataaagacatgaaaatgtataattgtttgtgtttttagtgtaagcagactgtgtttgtgtatttttgtGACCTATGAACTGCTTCTCTTCTAGTTTTTATGAGAAGTATAACTGTGATGAAAAATCCAGATTGTCTGCAGAATCAAATAActttcagctcagacacccatacataccccacaagacatccCAATGGGAGTCTCTTcccagtccccaagtccaaaactaaTTCACAGCAACGCACAGTTTTATATAGAGCCTTGATctcatggaactcccttccagcTCCAATCACTCAGGCAAACAGCAAAATGACCTTTAAAAAACGGATTAAAAGACAACTCATGGAATGGTGGGGACTGTAaggggacacacacaaacacacccacacacagacacactctaacacacacatattTTTTTAGTTGTAatgtttgtataatttttttgttgcattgtttATATATCGATGTGTtttaaatgtgtgttttgttacttgccatgttttatgtttttttgtggaccccaggaagagtagctgctgcttctgcgaAAGTTAATGGGGATCCAACTAAACAATCTACCAAATCACACACTTTAAAAGACTGTAGAATGAATGTGCCTTAAGCCACACCCATACAAacatcaccaggtgatgggattgcacCCCTCTCCACTATGGCCACATTttgagtaccgtaatttccggactataagccgcaacttttttcccacgctttgaacctcgcggcttaaacaataacGCGGCTAattatggatttttcccgctttcaatttttttttaaaggagatgatttcagtggtttcagtgcacaggaggaggaagatagtgatcaatgactttcttggtaggctactgtttactgcaaattttttattttttgttacaagccgtgtttcgttaaagcctattcatttttgttacaagccgtgtttcgttaaagcctgtgtaaagttattttgtttcaatgtaccagtaggcacctgcgacttatagacatgtgtggcttatttatgttcaaaataatacttttttttaaattcagtgggtgcggcttatattcaggtgcgctcaatagtccggaatttacggtagtctgTCTGCAAATCTTAATGTATTTTGGAGAAGTGTCACTACCGAACATCCGAATCCATCAAGAATTATGTCAACTTATGGTTTTGGGACTAAAATATATGTTTGCTGGGATGCCCACATGAAAGACAGCCAGCCATATGTAAGCAATGGGGATTTTTTAAAGAACAATATCAGTCAAAATTGTCTAAACCGAAACGGTCACAACCGAAACAATTGACACAATAGAGAtatcatctttgtatctgtgccagcATGGAGTCTGTGACAGCACCAGCAGCACCATTAAGGCTATCTCCCATCTAAAGTTGcatgcgccatgctctaccaactgaactacagagaaccACCATGTGGGTAGTGGACAAGTGCAAACTTCAGGAAAAAGAGTATTGAAAGAGTATTGAAATGCATAGCCAGCAGGGGGGGCTCCAATCCTCCAAGATCCCAAACATTGACATCTatttggccaaaacatagaagTCTATAATGTGCTTTACTTTACTGTACTAAACTGTACCCTGCGCTCtattgtactgtgctgtactgtaacctactctactgtactgtactgtgctctgcaATACTGTAATGCACCctgctgtactgtaccctacttaAGTTTACTTTATTGAGTTTCTAACAATTGAAGAAAGGGCCCTTGGACTCTTGATCTAGTGGTCTTGGTCTTGAGACCACTCAAGACCACACACAGACCTACCTCTATGACTAACACTTGACGGTAAAAGTAAAAacaataaagtcaaaataaaacataatgaaaagtaagtttgaatgacactgaggggcagtgttgttACAgttaatgccggtttgcctgaggctgatgagGTACAGGTATTTGTACACATGCAATATACACACGctctcattcaaatgcacacatgtgcacatacacggacacacacacatgtaaatagtgccatacatgcactcaaacattttcgattggccttgctgttatggttttttgttgtccttgatgtcttttgttttttgcattgttttctgttttccttcctgtctttgtcttttttctcttttgttcattttgttggttgttggtgcattgtaGGGGGtgtcttgggggtggggaatggatgGTTGAGGGTCCactcttggggaactgtgggggggatcttggagggctggtgggagatctgtcgacgtgcccttgagcaggtcgttgaccctggttgcttctgtgtgtcACACTGGATGGGAGgctgttagatgactaatgtgatgtagaTGTTGAGCGGCTTCATTGCAAGTATATCGTATGTTTTAAATATTCAATATTCAATATTCAATAAAGTAATAATAAACACTTGACACTGAAATGCCTGGTATTTGACCAAAATAAAGATAAAGTGATCATTTAAACATCTAACAACATAATAATGCTTTATGCATAAGTAATTCAATCATTCAACAAGTTTCAGATTCATACAATCAACATTGAACATTTTACAGAGAAGAATAGAGATGATATTTCTCTAAATAAAATgtaaaggttttgaaaatcaggCTAAAAATCATGTTTCTATTTTGTTAATTTAGTATGCGAATCAAAAACGAATCTGTAATAGAAGGTTCATCAAAACGATCATTACTGTGCATGGTTCTCACTTTATAGCAACTTTTCCCACTATGTTTCAGCAGTGACACATTTAGTGGGGTGGTAAGGAATTCAGGTAAATATTTCAGATATGCAATACAAACAAAGTGTGTCAGTAGTACATTCGTCTGTCTACCTGACATGTGTGCTAAAAGTTTGGAGAAATAGGATTTAAATGGACATTTTTACATCAGTTCTGTAGAATGACCCATACATGAACTTATGAGGTGTCCTTTCCATTCAAAAATCACCAATAGCTCAATATCCCTCTATTTCCCATAGTCCTTCTCTCAATAAATATTTAGATTTTTGCCCATCACCTCCCACTTCAGAGGACTATATAATTTCAAAAACCTTTGTGTTCACCATTATGTTTGTCTTCTCACAGATCGGAGCCCCCTGCCTGCTGCTGTACATTGACGCCAAGGGTGAGACCATGGTCAAGAGGCTGATGAAGCGCGGTGAGACCAGCGGCCGATCTGACGACAATGAGGAGACCATTAAGAAGCGCCTGGACCTGTACTACAAAGCCACCGAGCCAGTCATCGCCTTCTACTCCAGCCGCGGCATCGTCAGGAAGGTGAGACTGGAACAAATAGCTATAGGCTACTGTCATGAGATAAAAGATAGAGGAAGTTTGTCATGTATGACAGTATGTCATAGCACAGTGGAATAAAAACATgtccattttatttttatttttaaatggcacgtaaaaaatatactgctcaaaaaaataaagggaacacaaacaacacaatgtaactccaagtcaatcacacttctgtgaaatcaaactgtccacttaggaagcaacactgattgacaataaatgaaacatgctgttgtgcaaatggaatagacaacaggtggaaattataggcaattagcaagacacccccaataaaggagtggttctgcaggtggagaccacagaccacttctcagttcctatgcttcctggctgatgttttggtcacttttgaatgctggcggtgctttcactctagtggtagcatgagacggagtctacaacccacacaagtggctcaggtagtgcagctcatccaggatggcacatcaatgcgagctgaggcaagaaggtttgctgtgtctgtcagcgtagtgtccaaagcatggaggcgctaccaggagacaggccagtacatcaggagacgtggaggaggccgtaggagggcaacaacccagcagcaggaccgctaccttcgcctttgtgcaaggaggagcaggaggagcactgccagagccctgcaaaatgacctccagcaggccacaaatgtgcatgtgtctgctcaaacggtcagaaacagactccatgagggtggtatgagggcccgacgtccacaggtgggggttgtgcttacagcccaacaccgtgcaggacgtttggcatttgccagagaacatcaagattggcaagttcgccactggcgccctgtgctcttcacagatgaaagcaggttcacactgagcacatgtgacagatgtgacagagtctggagacgccgtggagaacgttctgctgcctgcaacatcctccagcatgaccggtttggcggtgggtcagtcatggtgtggggtggcatttctttggggggccgcacagccctccatgtgctcgccataGGTATTCTGACTGCTattaggtacagag is a window from the Salmo trutta chromosome 23, fSalTru1.1, whole genome shotgun sequence genome containing:
- the LOC115159539 gene encoding adenylate kinase isoenzyme 1, encoding MADKIKDAKIIFVVGGPGSGKGTQCEKVVAKYGYTHLSSGDLLRAEVASGSERGKTLQAIMQKGELVPLDTVLDMIKDAMIAKVDVSKGFLIDGYPREVKQGEEFEKKIGAPCLLLYIDAKGETMVKRLMKRGETSGRSDDNEETIKKRLDLYYKATEPVIAFYSSRGIVRKIDSELPVDEVFGHVAKAIDGLK